One Alphaproteobacteria bacterium genomic region harbors:
- the rplK gene encoding 50S ribosomal protein L11 — MAKKVQAYVKLQVPAGKANPSPPIGPALGQQGANIMEFCKQFNARTQKLEQGMPIPVVITVFQDRSFTFVTKTPPVSYFIKKAIGIETGAKTTGTQTVGEITRAQMEAIAKEKMPDLNCHSIDAAVAQIAGSARSMGVKVVE; from the coding sequence ATGGCAAAGAAAGTCCAGGCCTACGTCAAGCTGCAGGTGCCGGCTGGCAAGGCCAATCCGTCCCCGCCGATCGGCCCCGCGCTCGGTCAGCAGGGCGCCAACATCATGGAATTCTGCAAGCAGTTCAACGCGCGCACGCAGAAGCTGGAACAGGGCATGCCGATCCCGGTGGTCATCACCGTGTTCCAGGATCGCAGCTTCACCTTCGTCACCAAGACGCCGCCGGTGAGCTACTTCATCAAGAAGGCGATCGGCATCGAGACCGGCGCGAAGACAACCGGCACGCAGACCGTCGGCGAGATCACCCGGGCGCAGATGGAAGCCATCGCCAAGGAGAAGATGCCCGACCTCAACTGCCACTCGATCGACGCCGCGGTGGCGCAGATCGCCGGCTCGGCCCGCTCCATGGGCGTCAAGGTGGTGGAGTAG
- the rplL gene encoding 50S ribosomal protein L7/L12, producing the protein MANLEQIVDQLSSLSVLEAAQLSKMLEEKWGVSAAAPVAVAAVAGAAAPAAAEVKDEFNVVLAAAGDKKINVIKVVRELTGLGLKEAKDLVEAAPKAVKEAVPKADAEKMKAKLEAEGAKVELT; encoded by the coding sequence ATGGCCAATCTCGAACAGATCGTTGATCAGCTCTCCTCGCTGTCGGTGCTCGAAGCCGCGCAGCTCAGCAAGATGCTGGAGGAGAAGTGGGGCGTCTCGGCGGCCGCGCCGGTCGCCGTCGCCGCCGTCGCCGGCGCTGCCGCGCCGGCCGCCGCCGAGGTGAAGGACGAGTTCAACGTCGTCCTCGCTGCCGCCGGCGACAAGAAGATCAACGTCATCAAGGTGGTGCGCGAGCTCACCGGCCTGGGCCTGAAGGAGGCCAAGGACCTGGTCGAGGCCGCGCCCAAGGCGGTCAAGGAAGCCGTGCCGAAGGCCGACGCCGAGAAGATGAAGGCGAAGCTCGAGGCCGAGGGCGCCAAGGTCGAGCTGACCTAA
- a CDS encoding monooxygenase, giving the protein MITEIVTFSIPEGMAREEVVANYRRSAPTWRANPDLIRKNYLFDAESRRAGGVYLWRSMDAARRARDAAWLERVRRNYGSEPVVQYFETPLIADNALGETIDEGGQDAPS; this is encoded by the coding sequence ATGATCACCGAGATCGTCACGTTCAGCATCCCGGAAGGCATGGCGCGCGAGGAGGTCGTGGCCAACTACCGCCGCAGCGCGCCCACCTGGCGCGCCAATCCCGACCTGATCCGCAAGAACTACCTGTTCGACGCCGAGAGCCGTCGCGCCGGCGGCGTCTATCTGTGGCGCAGCATGGACGCGGCGCGGCGCGCGCGCGACGCGGCGTGGCTCGAACGGGTGCGACGTAACTACGGCAGCGAGCCGGTCGTGCAGTACTTCGAAACGCCGCTGATCGCCGACAACGCGCTCGGCGAGACGATCGACGAGGGCGGTCAGGATGCCCCATCATAG
- the rplA gene encoding 50S ribosomal protein L1 has product MSQHGKRYKKASEGVDRERTYALDEAVRLIKAGAKAKFDETVEISMNLGIDPRHADQMVRGVVSLPNGTGKSVRVAVFARGAKADEAKAAGADIVGAEDLAEKITGGEMNFERCIATPDMMGVVGRLGKVLGPRGLMPNPKLGSVTMDVAGAVKAAKAGQVEFRAEKAGIVHAGVGKASFSDAAISENVKAFVGAITRAKPTGAKGTFIQKVTMSSTMGPGVKLDIPSLT; this is encoded by the coding sequence ATGTCGCAGCACGGCAAGCGCTACAAGAAGGCGTCCGAAGGCGTCGACCGCGAGAGGACCTACGCGCTCGACGAGGCGGTCAGGCTGATAAAGGCCGGCGCCAAGGCCAAGTTCGACGAGACGGTCGAGATCTCGATGAACCTCGGCATCGATCCGCGTCACGCCGACCAGATGGTGCGCGGCGTGGTCTCGCTGCCCAACGGCACCGGCAAGTCGGTGCGCGTCGCGGTATTCGCGCGTGGCGCCAAGGCCGATGAGGCCAAGGCGGCCGGGGCCGACATCGTCGGCGCCGAGGACCTCGCCGAGAAGATCACCGGCGGCGAGATGAACTTCGAGCGCTGCATCGCCACGCCCGACATGATGGGCGTCGTCGGCCGCCTCGGAAAGGTGCTGGGCCCGCGCGGCCTGATGCCCAATCCGAAGCTCGGCTCGGTGACCATGGACGTGGCCGGTGCGGTCAAGGCGGCCAAGGCTGGCCAGGTCGAGTTCCGCGCCGAGAAGGCCGGCATCGTGCATGCCGGCGTTGGCAAGGCGAGCTTCAGCGACGCGGCGATCAGCGAGAACGTCAAGGCGTTCGTCGGCGCGATCACCCGCGCCAAGCCGACCGGCGCCAAGGGCACCTTCATCCAGAAGGTGACCATGAGCTCGACCATGGGCCCGGGCGTGAAGCTGGACATCCCCAGCCTCACCTGA
- the rplJ gene encoding 50S ribosomal protein L10 yields MDRTEKTEAIASLNKGFGTVDLLVVTRQSGLTVAEVSALRQQVREAGASYKVSKNRLTRLALEGTAFKDIGPMLTGPTAIASSKDPVAAAKAVVTFAKGNEKLTIVGGSLKGQVLDAEGVKQLAALPSLDELRGKIIGLIQAPATKIAGVLQAPGGQLARVFSAYGSKDSSGSQAA; encoded by the coding sequence GTGGACCGCACTGAGAAAACAGAGGCGATCGCGTCGCTCAACAAGGGCTTCGGCACCGTGGACCTGCTGGTGGTGACCCGCCAGTCGGGCCTGACGGTGGCGGAGGTCTCGGCCCTGCGTCAGCAGGTGCGCGAAGCGGGCGCCTCGTACAAGGTTTCGAAGAACCGGCTCACCCGTCTCGCTCTGGAAGGAACGGCGTTCAAGGACATCGGCCCCATGCTCACGGGTCCGACCGCGATCGCCTCGTCCAAGGACCCGGTCGCCGCCGCCAAGGCGGTGGTGACCTTCGCCAAGGGCAACGAGAAGCTGACGATCGTCGGCGGCTCGCTCAAGGGCCAGGTGCTCGACGCCGAAGGCGTCAAGCAGCTCGCCGCGCTGCCCTCGCTCGACGAGCTGCGCGGCAAGATCATCGGACTCATCCAGGCGCCCGCGACCAAGATCGCCGGCGTCCTGCAGGCGCCCGGTGGCCAGCTCGCGCGCGTCTTCAGCGCCTACGGCTCCAAGGACTCTTCCGGTTCGCAGGCGGCGTAA